The Dokdonia donghaensis DSW-1 DNA window CTGCTGCCGCTGCTGCAAATATGGGAAGTTCTACGCTTCTTGTAACAATGAATCTACAAACCATCGCCCAGATGAGTTGTAATCCAGCTATGGGTGGCATTGCAAAAGGGCAGATTGTAAGAGAGATTGATGCATTAGGAGGATATAGTGGTATTGTGTCTGATAAGACAGCAATACAATTTAAGATGCTCAACAAATCAAAAGGTCCTGCTATGTGGTCACCACGAGTGCAAAGTGATCGAATGCGATTTGCAGAGGAGTGGAGATTGCGTCTAGAAGGAACACCTAATCTTGATTTTTATCAAGAGATGGTGAGCGGCCTTCTAGTAGAAAATAACAAGGTAGTAGGAGTAACCACTTCTTTAGGTATTAAGGTAAGAGGTAGATCTGTAGTGCTCACAAATGGTACTTTTTTAAATGGACTTATCCATATAGGTGAGAAACAATTTGGAGGAGGTAGAGCGGGTGAAAGACCAGCTACTGGTATCACAGAACAGCTACTGGATTTTGGCTTTGATTCTGGTAGAATGAAGACAGGAACACCACCTCGTGTGGATGGTAGATCATTAGATTTTTCTAAAATGATTATCCAGCCAGGAGATGACGTTCCAGAGAAGTTTAGTTATAGTAAAGAGACAAGTCCGCTTACTAATCAGCGTCCTTGTCATATGAGTTATACTTCCCCAGAGGTACACGATTTATTGCGTGAAGGTTTTGATCGTTCTCCTATGTTTAATGGTAGAATCAAATCTCTCGGACCAAGGTATTGTCCATCTATAGAAGATAAAATTAACCGCTTCGCAGATAAGGATAGACATCAGTTATTTGTAGAGCCAGAAGGTTGGGATACCTGTGAGATTTATGTAAATGGATTCTCAACATCTCTTCCAGAAGATGTACAATTTAAAGCTTTGCGTAGCGTAGCTGGTTTTGAAAACGTAAAATTCTTCCGCCCAGGTTATGCGATAGAGTATGATTACTTTCCGCCTACACAGCTTAAGCACACCTTAGAAACTAAGCTTGTGAGTGGGCTATATTTCGCTGGTCAAATTAACGGAACCACGGGATATGAAGAAGCCGCTTCTCAAGGTCTTATGGCGGGTATGAATGCACACTTAAAAGTACATGATCAAGAGCCTTTTACTTTACAACGTGACGAGGCTTATATAGGTGTTCTTATAGATGATCTTATTACAAAAGGTACAGAAGAGCCATATAGAATGTTTACTTCTCGTGCAGAGTATAGAACCTTGTTAAGACAAGATAATGCAGACGAGCGTCTCACTCCACGATCGCATAAAGTAGGTCTAGCATCTGAGGAGCGTCTTGTGACTATGGAAAAAAAGCGCGAGCAGTCGGATAATTTAGTTAAGTTTTTTGAGGATACAAGTATCCTCCCAGAGGAGGTAAATGATATATTAGAAGAACGAGGATCTTCTCCTATGCGACAATCTGATAAGATGTTTAAGGTTTTCTCAAGACCTCAAATACATCTAGAGGATATGAAGCAGTTTAAAAAGGTTGCAGCATATATTGACGAGCATAGTCTCGAGCGTAATGTATTAGAACAAGCAGAAATTAAAGTAAAGTATGCTGGTTATATTGCAAAAGAAAAAGCAAATGCAGATAAGCTTCAACGTCTTGAGAATATCAAAATTCCAGATAATTTTGATTACTCAAAGCTTAAATCATTATCATTTGAAGCAAGAGAAAAGTTGTCTAAAATTAGACCAACTACAATTTCTCAAGCATCACGAGTGAGTGGAGTTTCTCCTTCAGATATAAGTGTGATGTTAGTTTATATGGGAAGGTAATTTTAGTTTTCTCTTCGTTCCACGTGAAACAATTTTAATGAAAAAGGATTTCAAAGTTAAAGATCATTCTGTAACAGGAGAAGAATTTGTGCTTACATATGATGAGAAACTGCATATGTATTACACAATGCCAAAACCTACTTTGGGGAGTTTACCTTCATATTATGAAAGTGATGATTATATATCTCATACAGATGGTAAACGTTCTTTATTTGAAATTGCTTATCAAACGGTAAAGGGAATTACGCTTTCGCGAAAGCGTAAACTCCTTAAAAAATATCACCCATCTTTGGGTCGTGTTTTAGATATAGGCGCCGGAACTGGAGATTTTTTAGAACATCTATCTAAACATAACTGGAAAACTTCTGGAATTGAACCTAGCATAAAAGCCAAATCACTAGCTCAAAAAAAAGGACTCAATTTAAAATCTACTATTGAAGAAGTAGGGGAGGAGCAATTTGATGTGATTACAATGTGGCACGTTTTAGAACACGTTTATGATCTGCAAGGACAAATAGATTGGCTTAAAAAACATCTTGCTACAAATGGAACTGTGTTTATAGCTGTCCCAAATTTTGAATCCTTTGATGCTTCACATTATAAAGAACTATGGGCTGCATATGATGTGCCTCGTCACCTATATCATTTTTCTGAGCAATCTATAAAAATGTTATTTGAATTAAGTGATTTAAAATTGGTAGAAGTTTTACCTATGAAGTTTGATGCTTTTTACGTGAGCCTACTTTCTGAAAAATATACATCTGGTAAGATGAATTATTTTAAGGCTCTTATTACTGGTCTGCGCTCAAACAAGAGAGCAAAAGCAAGTGGAGGTTACTCTTCTCAAATTTATGTCTTAAAACACGCTTAAAATTAAAATAAGCCGTTTTAAGAGCGTTTTGTAGGTTTAGTGCTATCTATATATGTAATTATTGTAAAAACTAACTTAAGGCACCTTTTAAGAGGTGCTTTTTAATAGGGATTTCTTATTGATAATTATTTTGTTAATTGTTTTTTATTATTAGCTTGTTTTTTAATTAATTTTTGTTGTGTAATGTTCCACGTGAAATAAATTTGGAAGATTCTAAAATTTACGCATCTATATAACTTGTAGATTTTAAAATGTTAGAATGTTATGGATTCTCAGTATTTTCGCCGCAATTAATTAATAACACACAATGAAAAAAATAGGAGTATTACTTGTTGCAGCAATGATGGCTGTTGCGTGTCAAACAGAGAAGACTGGTTTTGTAGATACTGAAGAGCTACTTACAGAATATGCAGAGCTTAAAGATGCAAAAGAGCGTTTTACAAAAGAAAACGACGAGATTATGGCAGATCTTGAACTTAAGATCAAAGCTTACCAAATCAAAGAAGATCTTTTTAGAAAAAACGGACCTTCTATGTCTCGTAAGAAGCAAGAGCAACAATATAATGAGCTAGGAGCCGAGGCACAGCAGTTACAACAAGAGCGCCAAGCAAGAATAGGAAAACTACAAGTAGAGAGCCAAGAGGTAATAGACTCTCTTATTACTAAGGTTAAAACTAAAGTTAAGGATTACGGTAAGGCAAATGGATACTCATACATTTATGGGTCTAACGATGCTGGAAGTGTTCTTTTTGGGAAAGAAGAATTAGATCTAACAAAGACTATTCTTAAAGAAATGAATGATAATTACACTACAAAGGAGTAAATAAAGTTCATTTAAAATGCTTAAAGCGGTGAGAAATCACCGCTTTTTTTATGCGCAAAATTATTAATAATTAGAATATCATATTGCTCTTAAAATACTGCTGTAATATAATTGTGAATGTTTGTTTCTATTTTAAATTTTGTAATTGTAGACTGTACTTTGCTTCAATATTATACTAGTAAAATATTGATTAATTAGCTTTGACTATTAATTTATCTGTCAGTTTTTTGGGAAAGATTATAAGTAATTAATGCTAGTTTTTTTATTGAATTGAGACCCCAGCGTAAGCAATAATTTTCCTTAAATTATTGATTGTTTTATAACCCGTTTTCAATCATAATTAGAGCGTATAATCCTCGTGATTTTATAAAGTTTTATTGCTGTAATATAATCTACTTTTAACTAACAAAATTGAGCCTTAATGAGGGTGTGTTTTGCGTGAAAATTTATCTGAAGACTTCTCCTATTTTTAACCTGTGAATGTTGTTATGCTATGTTAAATCTAGTTGAACCGGTGTGGTGGCGTAAACCAGGCTATGCATTTTTAAATATCTTGGGAGGTAATCGCCTAAAATGGAATTAATCCTCAAGGAATTTAGACTAAACATTATTTTAGTTTTGTCTAAAAATTTGCAATAAATTGATTTATTGACTCTTGCGATGTAGTAATCTAGTGAGCTTGATCGAGAGATCTGTAAGAATAATCTTTGCATTACCGTTGCGTTCTATGTGATATTCGGCGTCTTGTATGGCTTCTACAATAGGAATTATATTGTTGTTATGCACAAATGGAGCAAATTTAGAAAGATCAAATCCGGTCTCTAGTTCCATAAAAACAAGGTCATTTGCCTTGTAGTTTTTAAGCAAAGCCTGGCGGAAAAACTGGACACAATATTCAAGGAAATTTTTCTGTGTTTCACGACCAGATTTTGCTATCTCCTCGCTCCAAGATATAAGGCCTAAAACGGCTTCTTTTTTTCCCTTTGCCTGGAAAGCTGTGCGTACCCAAGTAACAAACCATTTTTCAAATTGTATATCATCTCCATCGTGATGTAAAAGATGTAATGCTTGTTGATAATCACCTTGTGCTTGATGTGCAATTTTATTTGCTTCGGCTTCTGGTGTATTGTGTTTTGTAATTAGTGCCTCTGCAATTTGAGGCTCGCTTAGTTTGGGAAACGTGAGAACTTGACATCTTGACTTTATAGTGTCTATGATACTGTCTTCATTTTCGGCAATGAGGATAAATAAGGTTTGTGCTGGTGGCTCTTCAAGAAGTTTGAGTAATTTATTTGAAGCAGCGGTGTTCATTTTGTCTACAGACCAAATGATCATTACCTTATATCCACCTTCATAAGCTTTAAGTGCTAGAGATTTATTAATATCTGCAGCTTCATTTACACCTATTTGACCTTGTTTTTTTTCAATACCTAGATGTTGATGCCATTCAAAAAGGTCTCCGTACGGGTTTTCTTTTATAAAAGAGCGCCATTGTTTCATAAAATGACTAGATACGGGATGGCTTTTTACTTCTGGCGTAGTAGCAACTGGAAAGGCAAAATGTAAATCTGGATGAGATAAATTTTCAAATTTTAGATTGCAATCTGCCGCGCCAGAGTTGTTTTCGCCTTGAGCGTTATTACATAAAATATATTGGGCATAAGCAATGGCCATAGGTAAAACACCTGTGCCAGCAAGGCCTACAAATAGTTGAGCGTGAGCAATACGACCTGCATCTACACTTGTAGTGAGGTGATTTTTAATAAAATCTTGCCCTATAACGTTTGAGAACAGCATAGCGCCAAATATAAAGGAATCACAGCATTTATTATCCTCTGTATCCATTATATTTGCTAGTAAAACCAACGGATATGATCACAGTAGACGACTTTAATTTTGAGAATAAGAAAGCACTTATACGTGTAGATTTTAATGTACCTCTTGACGAGGAAGGTAATATTACAGATACCACAAGAATAGAAGCTGCAAAACCTACTATTTTAAAGGTGCTTGAAGATGGTGGTTCTGCAATTTTAATGTCGCACCTGGGACGACCTAAAAATGAAGAAGAGGAGTTCTCACTATCGCAAATATGTAGTACTGTTTCTGAGATTATAGGTGTAGAGGTAAACTTTGTAGATAATTGTGTGGGTGATAAAGTAACGCAGGCAGCTCAAGACCTTGAGATGGGTAAGATTTTACTATTAGAAAATCTACGCTATCACAGTGAGGAAACTGCAGGTGATGTAGAGTTTGCAAAGCAATTAAGTACTCTAGGAGATATTTATGTAAATGACGCCTTTGGTACTGCACACCGTGCACACGCATCTACAACAGTAGTTGCTCAATTTTTTCCAGATGCAAAGTGCTATGGATATTTACTCGCAAAAGAGATAGAGAGTCTTGATCGCGTGCTTAACAATAGCGAGAAGCCAGTACTTGCTATACTAGGAGGATCTAAGGTGTCTTCAAAAATCACTGTAATCGAAAACATACTTGATAAAGTAGATGAGATGATTATAGGTGGTGGTATGGCATTTACGTTTATTAAGGCACAGGGAGGACAGATAGGAAACTCTATTTGTGAGGATGATAAAATGGACCTTGCGCTTGATATACTTAAGCAAGCAAAAGAAAAAGGTGTACAGATACATATACCTGTCGATGTTATTGCTGCAGATGATTTTGCAAACGATGCAAATACAAAAGTGAGTGACATCACAGCTATAGAAGATGGATGGCAAGGATTAGATGCGGGACCCGCTTCTCGCGAAAATTTTGATGCTGTTGTAAAAAGAGCAAAAACCATACTTTGGAACGGACCTCTAGGCGTTTTTGAGATGGAAACTTTTGCAGGAGGTACAATTGCACTAGGCCATAGTATTGCAGAGTCTACTCAAAACGGAGCGTTCTCACTTGTAGGTGGTGGTGATAGTGTTGCTGCTGTAAAGCAATTTGGTTTTGATTCAAAAGTAAGTTATGTCTCTACCGGAGGAGGAGCAATGCTAGAAATGCTAGAAGGTAAAACACTACCAGGTATAGCAGCGATTAAAGCATAATGACAACACATAAATTTTTAAAAGCCACCCTAAGCGGTGGCTTTTTTAATGACTTATAGTGAGTAATTGCTATAATAAACAAAAGTGAATTTTTTAATAAATTTTCCTCGTTCTCATAATATATTTCCTTAAACCGTTAAGGTCTCACCTTATTTTTAAAACCATACGATTTTCTCGTATCTTTCGTTTCTTGACTATGACCCAAATGAACATAAAAAATAATCTTTTCTTGCTTTGCTCTCTAGCGCTAGGTGCACTATCGTTACAAGCACAAGACACATTATCATACGAGGCTTACAAGCGCAAGCAACCGGCTAGTAATCAAGTAAAGACTCAGGTATTGCAACCGGATACAATTACTATAATAAATGAGGTGAAGGCAAATGTAGTATCTCAAGACCTACCTCAAACAGTTATTGCTACTCAGGTAAAAGATTCAATAACATTTAGGCTAGAAGATGAGCCACAGGCAGCACTCATAGATATGCGCTGGCGTCAAGAACTTGCCAGAATGGACCTTTATGACTCTATAAATGCTATAAGAAACAGCCAGACCTATCTACCAGAGGTAAGGCTTGAATTACCCACAGACACTTTAAAAAAGCGACTCGCAGCTATAAATGCGCGCACACCCTTTAACGTAGAGTATAATCCCTCACTAGAGAGCGTGATAAACCGTTATTTAAAACGTCATAAACCTACTATGGAGAAGTTAATGGCTGTGAGCCAGTTTTACTTCCCTATGTTTGAAGAACGACTAGACAGGTATGACATTCCTCTTGAGATGAAATATCTCGCTATTGTAGAGAGTGCATTAAGACCTAGAGCAAAATCTAGAGTTGGAGCAACGGGTCTCTGGCAATTTATGTTTGCAACTGGTAAAATGTTTGATCTAGAGGTAAACAGTTATGTAGATGACCGTATGGATCCTATCGCTGCAACAGAGGCGGCTTGTGCCTACTTATCGCAACTATATAATATACACGGCGACTGGGACCTTGCCCTAGCATCTTACAACTCTGGCCCTGGTAATGTTTCTAAAGCCATAAGGCGCTCTGGAGGTTATAAAAATTACTGGAATATACGCCAGAATTTACCTAGAGAAACCGCAGGATACGTACCAGCATTTCTAGCAACAATGTACCTTTTTGAATATGCAGATGAGCACGGCTACACTCCAGAAAGAGCACCCGTAAATTACTTTGCGACAGACACGATACACGTGAAACAAACTATTGCGCTAGACCAAGTATCTAGCATTGTGGGCATACCTCTTGAGATTGTACAGTTCTTAAACCCGCAGTACAAGTTGGACATCATTCCTGTGATAGAAAATAAGAAGTATTATGTGAGACTACCTATAGAGAGCGTAGGTAAGTTTGTACAAAATGAGGCAGCTATTTACGCTTTCGCGAAAGCGGAATTAGACAAAAGAGAAAAGCCTTTACCAGAGGTACTAGCGGCGAGCTCGCAAGTAAGATACCGCGTGCGTAGTGGTGATTACCTAGGTAAAATTGCAAATAAATATGGCGTGCGTGTAAGCCAGATCAAAAAGTGGAACAACCTGCGATCTAACGCACTTAAAATAGGTCAGCGACTCACAATATACCCTAGAAAACCAGTGACTAATAATGCTGTTGCGAGCAAGAAGAAAAGTGTCTCTCTTAAAGGGAAAAAGACCTATACCGTTCAAAATGGAGATTCCCTCTGGAAGATTGCAAATAAATTTCCAGGAGTAAGTGTTGAGAATATCAAAGTTTGGAACGATATTAGTAGCTCTAGACTCAAACCAGGAATGAAATTGCGTGTGTCAAAATAGCTAGTTATGAAAACTCTTCTGTACGTCTTATGTTTTTGTATTGTGAGTGTGAGCATCGCTCAAGAGACTATACTTGAGCCTGTAGATGTAGAGAACACTTCAAAAAAAGATCCGGTATACGAGTATCTATTACAACACTATAAACCTATTTCTGATAAAGAACCCATCCCGTCAGACGGTGTGGTAGATTGTGGTTTTACACAAACATTTGAAAACGGGTTGAGCTATGAGAAGCGCAACTGTGCAGATGCATACCTTGCTAGTGGTGAGGTCCTTACCGTTACAAATCCAGACAGAACATCAATAGTAAAATGGGTTGAGTCTCTCAATGCTATTTTTACAGAGCATAAAGGACACAACGGCTGGAATTTTGATCAGTCAGAATACAGGCCATTGTCTAATGTACCAGGCGCATTTTTTGAAATTTATAGATATAAAAACAGTACCAGCATCTTAGTAATGTCAGGATGTTAGAAAAAATTAAATAAAATGATTAAAAAAGTATTTTTAAGCTTAGTAACAGCAACTATTCTATTTTCTTGTTCTAATGGAGACGGTAAGAGAATCTTAACAGAGTCTGTAGGTAACATAAATAACGTAAAAGTAGTACTTACTAAAGATCAATGGCAGGGCACTATAGGAGACGCGCTAAGAGACGTTCTTGCAGATCCGGTATATGGATTACCTAGAGAAGAACCTAAGTTCTCTATAGACCAGATACCGCCAGAAGCTTTTGGCGACTTTTTACTTAAGAATAGAATCTTTGTACAGATTAAACCGGCAGACAGTGCGACTGTAACTATTGTAAATGATAAGTATGCGCGCCCACAAACAGGTATTATTATTACAGGCAAGAGCGAAACACAAATTGCAAACCTTATCATAGATAATGAAGAGAAGATTGTAACTGCGCTTAAAAATCAAGAACTGGTAGCAAACCAGCGCCGTATTAAAAAAGCACTCAAGAACACAGACTCTTTGCGCAAGACCTTTGGTGTACGATTCAATTTTCCAAATGCATATCGTTATGCAGAGCAAAAGCCGGATATTTTCTGGATACGTAAGGATTTAAAACGTAGCGGTAATATGAATATAACGGTATACGAAGTACCACTTCAAGCCATAGATAAAGATACACTTACGATAAAAAATATCATACGTATGCGTGACTCTATAGGTGGTAAAAAAATACCTGTAGATGATGGCCGTTTTATAACAGAGAGAGCATTCTCGCCATACTTACAAGAGACAGAGATAGATGGCAAGTTTGCTTACGAGACTAAAGGAACGTGGGAGGTAGATGGTCGTTATATGGCTGGACCCTTTGTAAATTATGCAATACGTGATGAAGAAAACGGGCGATACCTCATACTAGAAGGTTTTATATTCTCACCTTCTCAAGACCAGCGTGATAATATGTTTGAGCTAGAGAGTATATTAAAAACGGCTAAGTTGAAGTAGGTTTTTAATCACGCTTTCGCGAAAGAAAAGTGATACACACAAAAAACCGCATAACTCAAGGAGCTATGCGGTTTTTTATATAGTATAAAACTAGATTTTATTTTTTCTCTTCTATAAGATCGTCATCTTCATCTTTTGATGCTTTCTTAAATTCTTTAATACCGCCTCCTAAGCCGCGCATCATTTCAGGGATTTTTTTACCTCCAAAAAGTAGTAAAACCACCAATACAATAAGTCCTATTTGCCAAGGGCCTACCATTCCTAAAAGTATACTTAATGTGTTCATCATCTTCTGTTTTAGAAAAACAAAGATAGTAAGAAAACAAACATATGAACGTTAAAGTCATAAAAAGGACATAATAAGGAGCTTTGTAGTGTGTGATGGCAATTTTCGCGTAAGCGTAATAATAGGGCTACACTATATCACATCTAAAAAAGTATATTTGTAAAACAGATGGCAGAAAAGAAAACTAAAAAGAAGAAAATTGCAAAAAAGCTACTGCATAAGTACCGCTTAGTGATACTTAATGAAGACACTTTTGAGGAGCGTATTTCTTTTAAACTCACACGACTTAACGTATTTATATTGGTAGGTGTGTCTGCCATAGTGCTTATAGCGTTAACCACATTACTCATTGCGTTTACACCACTTAGAGAGTATATCCCGGGTTACTCAAGTACAAAACTCAAACGCAACGCAACCTTACTTGTCGCAAAGACAGACTCGCTAGAGAATGCGATACGAGTAAACGAGCAGTACTACTCATCTATACGCAGAGTACTAAGTGGCGATGTAGAGGCACTAGAGTTTGATAGAGACTCCATACGAGATGCGGTTTTTAATGAAGAAGATATTTATGTGCTACCCAGCAAGGAAGATAGCTTGCTTAGACAAACGGTAGAGCAAGAAGATAAATATAACGTTTTTGACAAGGCTGTAGAGGACACAGATTTCTCACTGTTTCCGCCGGTGCAGGGTACGATAACCTCTGCATATAACGCTGCCTTAAAGCATTATGCGATAGATATTGTGACCGAAAAAGATGCTCCCGTAAAAGCTGCGGCAGATGGTACGGTGATTTTTGCAGAGTGGACGGCAGAGACCGGTCACGTACTCATTATTGAGCACCCTAAAAACTTGATTACGGTTTATAAACACAATGCCTCTCTTAACAAGGAGCAAGGAGACCTTGTGCAAGCGGGTGAAGTTGTCGCAACTGTAGGTAACACTGGAGAACTCACAACAGGACCACATTTACATTTTGAATTATGGAGTAATGGATACCCCATTAACCCAGTTAATTTTATTGATTTTAACTAATGTCATTAAAGTCTTTTGGCGCAAAAATATTTGCCTCATACATTGCGGGTAAAATAAAAAAGTGGGCAGATAACCCTTTAGAAACTCAACAAAAGGTTTTTGAGAAGCTCATAGATGCTGCGCAGTATACAAACTTTGGTAACGATCACCATTTTGATAAAATAAAAACCCATCAAGATTTTGTAAAACACGTACCCATAAGAGATTATGAAGCGCTTAAACCTTATGTAGATAAGATGGTTGCTGGCGAGGCAGACGTTTTATGGCCTGGAAAGCCCTTGTACTTTGCAAAAACATCTGGTACTACATCTGGTGTAAAGTATATACCTCTCACAAAAGATAGTATGAAGACGCACCCTAACAGTGCGCGTAATGCCATATTATCATATATCGCAGAGACGGGTAATACTAGCTTTGTAGACGGTAAAATGATTTTTTTACAAGGAAGCCCCATAATGACCGAAAAAAACGGCATCAAGTTAGGGCGTCTATCTGGTATAGTAGCTCACTATGTGCCTAATTATCTTCAGAAAAATAGACTTCCTAGCTTAGAGACTAATTGTATAGAAGATTGGGAGCATAAGGTAGATAAGATTGTAGAGGAGACTATAGATCAAGATATGACCCTTATAGGAGGGATTCCGCCGTGGGTACAGATGTATTATGAGCGTCTTATCCAGAAGAGTGGTAAAACTGTGGGAGAGCTCTTTAAAAACTATCAACTCTTTGTGTATGGTGGGGTAAATTATGAGCCATACCGTCGCAAGCTAGAAGACCTTATAGGGAGAAGTGTAGACAGTATTGAGTTATATCCTGCAAGTGAAGGGTTTTTTGCCTTTCAAGACTCACAGACTGAGAAAGGAATGCTCTTGCAGCTAGATAACGGAATTTTTTATGAGTTTATAAAAGCAGATGAGTTTTTTAACGAAAACCCTACAAGAATAACCATCAAAGATGTACAGCTAGATGTAAACT harbors:
- a CDS encoding phosphoglycerate kinase, coding for MITVDDFNFENKKALIRVDFNVPLDEEGNITDTTRIEAAKPTILKVLEDGGSAILMSHLGRPKNEEEEFSLSQICSTVSEIIGVEVNFVDNCVGDKVTQAAQDLEMGKILLLENLRYHSEETAGDVEFAKQLSTLGDIYVNDAFGTAHRAHASTTVVAQFFPDAKCYGYLLAKEIESLDRVLNNSEKPVLAILGGSKVSSKITVIENILDKVDEMIIGGGMAFTFIKAQGGQIGNSICEDDKMDLALDILKQAKEKGVQIHIPVDVIAADDFANDANTKVSDITAIEDGWQGLDAGPASRENFDAVVKRAKTILWNGPLGVFEMETFAGGTIALGHSIAESTQNGAFSLVGGGDSVAAVKQFGFDSKVSYVSTGGGAMLEMLEGKTLPGIAAIKA
- a CDS encoding lytic transglycosylase domain-containing protein, whose protein sequence is MNIKNNLFLLCSLALGALSLQAQDTLSYEAYKRKQPASNQVKTQVLQPDTITIINEVKANVVSQDLPQTVIATQVKDSITFRLEDEPQAALIDMRWRQELARMDLYDSINAIRNSQTYLPEVRLELPTDTLKKRLAAINARTPFNVEYNPSLESVINRYLKRHKPTMEKLMAVSQFYFPMFEERLDRYDIPLEMKYLAIVESALRPRAKSRVGATGLWQFMFATGKMFDLEVNSYVDDRMDPIAATEAACAYLSQLYNIHGDWDLALASYNSGPGNVSKAIRRSGGYKNYWNIRQNLPRETAGYVPAFLATMYLFEYADEHGYTPERAPVNYFATDTIHVKQTIALDQVSSIVGIPLEIVQFLNPQYKLDIIPVIENKKYYVRLPIESVGKFVQNEAAIYAFAKAELDKREKPLPEVLAASSQVRYRVRSGDYLGKIANKYGVRVSQIKKWNNLRSNALKIGQRLTIYPRKPVTNNAVASKKKSVSLKGKKTYTVQNGDSLWKIANKFPGVSVENIKVWNDISSSRLKPGMKLRVSK
- a CDS encoding M23 family metallopeptidase, producing the protein MAEKKTKKKKIAKKLLHKYRLVILNEDTFEERISFKLTRLNVFILVGVSAIVLIALTTLLIAFTPLREYIPGYSSTKLKRNATLLVAKTDSLENAIRVNEQYYSSIRRVLSGDVEALEFDRDSIRDAVFNEEDIYVLPSKEDSLLRQTVEQEDKYNVFDKAVEDTDFSLFPPVQGTITSAYNAALKHYAIDIVTEKDAPVKAAADGTVIFAEWTAETGHVLIIEHPKNLITVYKHNASLNKEQGDLVQAGEVVATVGNTGELTTGPHLHFELWSNGYPINPVNFIDFN
- a CDS encoding ATP-binding protein, with product MLFSNVIGQDFIKNHLTTSVDAGRIAHAQLFVGLAGTGVLPMAIAYAQYILCNNAQGENNSGAADCNLKFENLSHPDLHFAFPVATTPEVKSHPVSSHFMKQWRSFIKENPYGDLFEWHQHLGIEKKQGQIGVNEAADINKSLALKAYEGGYKVMIIWSVDKMNTAASNKLLKLLEEPPAQTLFILIAENEDSIIDTIKSRCQVLTFPKLSEPQIAEALITKHNTPEAEANKIAHQAQGDYQQALHLLHHDGDDIQFEKWFVTWVRTAFQAKGKKEAVLGLISWSEEIAKSGRETQKNFLEYCVQFFRQALLKNYKANDLVFMELETGFDLSKFAPFVHNNNIIPIVEAIQDAEYHIERNGNAKIILTDLSIKLTRLLHRKSQ
- a CDS encoding class I SAM-dependent methyltransferase, encoding MKKDFKVKDHSVTGEEFVLTYDEKLHMYYTMPKPTLGSLPSYYESDDYISHTDGKRSLFEIAYQTVKGITLSRKRKLLKKYHPSLGRVLDIGAGTGDFLEHLSKHNWKTSGIEPSIKAKSLAQKKGLNLKSTIEEVGEEQFDVITMWHVLEHVYDLQGQIDWLKKHLATNGTVFIAVPNFESFDASHYKELWAAYDVPRHLYHFSEQSIKMLFELSDLKLVEVLPMKFDAFYVSLLSEKYTSGKMNYFKALITGLRSNKRAKASGGYSSQIYVLKHA
- the mnmG gene encoding tRNA uridine-5-carboxymethylaminomethyl(34) synthesis enzyme MnmG translates to MSLFQDTYDVIVVGAGHAGCEAAAAAANMGSSTLLVTMNLQTIAQMSCNPAMGGIAKGQIVREIDALGGYSGIVSDKTAIQFKMLNKSKGPAMWSPRVQSDRMRFAEEWRLRLEGTPNLDFYQEMVSGLLVENNKVVGVTTSLGIKVRGRSVVLTNGTFLNGLIHIGEKQFGGGRAGERPATGITEQLLDFGFDSGRMKTGTPPRVDGRSLDFSKMIIQPGDDVPEKFSYSKETSPLTNQRPCHMSYTSPEVHDLLREGFDRSPMFNGRIKSLGPRYCPSIEDKINRFADKDRHQLFVEPEGWDTCEIYVNGFSTSLPEDVQFKALRSVAGFENVKFFRPGYAIEYDYFPPTQLKHTLETKLVSGLYFAGQINGTTGYEEAASQGLMAGMNAHLKVHDQEPFTLQRDEAYIGVLIDDLITKGTEEPYRMFTSRAEYRTLLRQDNADERLTPRSHKVGLASEERLVTMEKKREQSDNLVKFFEDTSILPEEVNDILEERGSSPMRQSDKMFKVFSRPQIHLEDMKQFKKVAAYIDEHSLERNVLEQAEIKVKYAGYIAKEKANADKLQRLENIKIPDNFDYSKLKSLSFEAREKLSKIRPTTISQASRVSGVSPSDISVMLVYMGR
- a CDS encoding DUF4837 family protein encodes the protein MIKKVFLSLVTATILFSCSNGDGKRILTESVGNINNVKVVLTKDQWQGTIGDALRDVLADPVYGLPREEPKFSIDQIPPEAFGDFLLKNRIFVQIKPADSATVTIVNDKYARPQTGIIITGKSETQIANLIIDNEEKIVTALKNQELVANQRRIKKALKNTDSLRKTFGVRFNFPNAYRYAEQKPDIFWIRKDLKRSGNMNITVYEVPLQAIDKDTLTIKNIIRMRDSIGGKKIPVDDGRFITERAFSPYLQETEIDGKFAYETKGTWEVDGRYMAGPFVNYAIRDEENGRYLILEGFIFSPSQDQRDNMFELESILKTAKLK
- a CDS encoding OmpH family outer membrane protein — protein: MKKIGVLLVAAMMAVACQTEKTGFVDTEELLTEYAELKDAKERFTKENDEIMADLELKIKAYQIKEDLFRKNGPSMSRKKQEQQYNELGAEAQQLQQERQARIGKLQVESQEVIDSLITKVKTKVKDYGKANGYSYIYGSNDAGSVLFGKEELDLTKTILKEMNDNYTTKE
- the tatA gene encoding twin-arginine translocase TatA/TatE family subunit, whose translation is MNTLSILLGMVGPWQIGLIVLVVLLLFGGKKIPEMMRGLGGGIKEFKKASKDEDDDLIEEKK